Proteins encoded together in one Flavobacteriales bacterium window:
- a CDS encoding PAS domain S-box protein, with protein sequence MKTSDPEKSANKVAQLYEQIVQQSVDAYMILDLTRMLILDVNDSAVRMLGYKGRKNLLGKKGIPRMMGKWSEAWHKKMLGILRKKGVFIQNVAFKVPVRGRVWANMSAQIMKVGKQKSLVIRLSDVTEEIDRNEELAKTERYWGNIMKNLRESFVVINKDCRIIDISNMAAGFKREDVIGGYTYNFVPEKFADIVKKKTKEAFKKAKSVTFETAVDSPEGDTLWYSSILIPNIEDGEVINVVSISSNITEQKNAEEQRFRAERAEATNVELKNEINERIRVQKELDDSKNYIENMINSSPDAIVGLDDERSITSFNLAAERIFGYKEKEVLGKHIGMLAGGPQIVSNVKTTLQNKARSEFEIVGVRKNGEKFPLYISTSVLLDKDKKRMGSVTIARDITKEKKREEQILASEKKYRELIENSQTLILSHHLDGEILTINSLSAKWIGYEPKQIIGKKTVNFIAKQYQKEYTDYVRKLKKDKFTKGVVRVKDNKGKDLFWSYKSSLRELDGKPYVTVYLEDITEHVRAEQQVKESLREKEVLLREVHHRVKNNLQVISSILNLQSSYVEDQNTLNILRESQNRIKAMAFIHESLYQAKNLSHINFAEYIENLSDNLFRSYGVVDGSIEIKRQIGDVFLNLDIAIPCGLIVHELIANALKYAFVGKKGGTVDVSMTISGRKAILKVEDDGIGLPKDLDIKQTKSLGLRLVMALAEQIGGKLTLQTSDAGSHFKIAFDVDSTLHN encoded by the coding sequence ATGAAGACCTCTGACCCGGAGAAATCAGCAAATAAGGTCGCCCAATTGTACGAGCAGATCGTACAACAATCCGTAGATGCATATATGATCTTGGACCTGACCAGGATGTTGATCTTGGATGTGAATGACAGTGCGGTGCGGATGTTGGGTTATAAAGGCAGGAAAAACCTATTAGGCAAGAAAGGGATACCCAGAATGATGGGTAAATGGTCGGAAGCCTGGCACAAAAAGATGTTGGGTATCCTCAGGAAGAAGGGTGTTTTCATTCAGAATGTAGCGTTCAAGGTTCCGGTGAGGGGCCGTGTTTGGGCCAATATGAGTGCCCAGATTATGAAGGTGGGAAAGCAAAAGTCTCTTGTTATCCGGTTGTCTGATGTCACCGAAGAAATTGATCGCAATGAAGAACTGGCGAAGACCGAAAGGTATTGGGGAAACATCATGAAAAACCTCAGAGAGAGTTTTGTGGTGATCAATAAAGACTGTCGGATTATTGATATCAGCAATATGGCGGCTGGCTTCAAAAGGGAGGATGTTATTGGCGGCTACACGTACAATTTTGTTCCCGAGAAATTTGCTGACATTGTAAAAAAGAAGACCAAAGAGGCTTTTAAGAAGGCCAAAAGCGTCACTTTTGAGACTGCGGTGGATTCACCTGAGGGAGATACCCTTTGGTATAGTAGCATCCTGATTCCCAATATCGAAGATGGAGAAGTGATCAATGTGGTCAGTATCTCAAGTAACATCACGGAACAAAAGAATGCGGAAGAGCAGCGGTTCCGGGCGGAAAGAGCTGAGGCGACCAATGTTGAACTCAAGAATGAGATCAATGAACGCATACGTGTTCAGAAAGAGCTGGATGATTCCAAGAACTATATTGAAAACATGATCAACAGTTCACCGGATGCCATTGTGGGGTTAGACGATGAACGCAGTATCACAAGTTTCAATCTGGCCGCGGAACGCATATTCGGATACAAGGAAAAGGAAGTCCTGGGAAAACATATCGGTATGCTTGCAGGCGGCCCACAGATTGTATCCAATGTGAAAACGACACTCCAAAACAAGGCCCGTTCTGAATTTGAGATCGTGGGCGTTCGGAAAAACGGCGAGAAGTTTCCTTTATATATTTCCACATCGGTTCTTCTGGACAAGGACAAAAAACGCATGGGGTCGGTCACCATTGCAAGAGACATCACCAAGGAAAAGAAGAGGGAAGAACAAATCCTGGCCAGTGAGAAAAAATACAGGGAACTGATAGAAAACAGTCAAACCCTGATCCTTTCTCACCACCTCGATGGGGAGATTCTGACCATTAATTCTCTTTCTGCAAAATGGATTGGCTATGAACCCAAACAGATCATAGGTAAGAAAACAGTGAATTTTATTGCCAAGCAATACCAGAAAGAATACACGGACTACGTTCGCAAACTTAAGAAGGATAAATTTACAAAAGGTGTCGTGAGGGTGAAGGATAACAAGGGCAAAGACCTGTTCTGGTCCTATAAAAGTTCACTTCGTGAATTGGACGGAAAGCCTTATGTGACCGTATATCTGGAAGATATAACAGAACACGTACGTGCCGAACAACAGGTCAAGGAATCGCTCCGGGAAAAGGAAGTTCTTCTTCGGGAAGTACACCACAGGGTGAAGAACAATCTTCAGGTGATCTCATCCATTCTCAATCTGCAATCTTCCTATGTGGAAGATCAGAACACCCTTAACATACTCCGGGAAAGCCAGAATCGGATCAAAGCGATGGCCTTTATTCATGAAAGTTTGTACCAGGCAAAAAACCTTTCACATATAAACTTTGCTGAGTACATTGAGAATTTGTCTGATAATTTATTTCGTTCATATGGTGTTGTGGATGGTTCTATCGAAATCAAACGGCAGATAGGCGATGTATTTCTAAATTTGGACATCGCCATACCATGTGGCCTTATCGTTCATGAGTTGATTGCCAATGCCCTTAAGTATGCATTTGTTGGCAAGAAGGGTGGAACAGTTGACGTTTCAATGACGATAAGTGGTAGAAAAGCAATTCTGAAGGTAGAAGACGATGGAATAGGTTTACCAAAAGACCTTGACATCAAGCAAACCAAGAGTCTTGGACTACGGCTGGTAATGGCGCTGGCAGAACAGATAGGGGGAAAACTGACCTTGCAAACTTCCGACGCAGGAAGTCATTTTAAGATAGCATTTGATGTGGATAGCACATTGCATAATTAA
- a CDS encoding toxin-antitoxin system YwqK family antitoxin, translating into MKTRKKHSALLATLFSMILFGSLMAQTDDGFVQLFHSNGKVASEGLMKNGKPEGLWKNYTEEGQLKSEGNRVNHQLDGIWKFYGENGNIELEVTYREGKKEGPKNSYDTTGQLTMTEAFHDDVKDGPTMHYYAGGATHKFIPFVTGKEEGTGYEYDKDGTIITIWKFQKGFMVKQEKINRKDKNLRKQGRWKDFYENGQMKWEGDYKDDLRHGIFKYYSPEGNLLDIKKYENGVELKDVDELVVMKVKEEYDDSARVRSRGTYNKDGKPEGIFKEYGPDGSIVSTTVYSQGTVIGQGLMDGGGIKQGPWEENWPNGNIRARGTYKNGKKVGKWQYYHDNGQLEQTGEYVDGKPHKEWKWYYRDGKPLRIEQFRLGKEDGEFVEYGDSGQVITKGEYLDGYKEGPWVYELEHYREEGQYKDGQKDGVWKHFHKNGELRFEGEFLAGIPMGKHKWYYDNKRLKEEGKYKSGRKSGKWIKYNPDGSILVVIQFKQGAEVKIDGVKVKPESPAYEDL; encoded by the coding sequence ATGAAAACCAGGAAGAAACATAGCGCACTTTTAGCCACATTGTTCTCAATGATTTTGTTCGGATCATTGATGGCACAAACTGATGATGGCTTTGTACAATTGTTTCATTCCAATGGTAAAGTGGCCAGTGAAGGGTTGATGAAAAACGGCAAACCCGAAGGACTTTGGAAAAACTATACCGAGGAAGGGCAATTAAAATCCGAAGGCAATCGGGTGAATCATCAACTGGATGGTATCTGGAAATTCTATGGAGAAAATGGAAACATAGAATTGGAAGTGACCTATCGGGAAGGAAAAAAAGAAGGTCCCAAAAATTCCTATGATACGACGGGACAATTGACCATGACGGAAGCTTTTCATGATGATGTGAAGGATGGACCTACCATGCACTATTATGCCGGTGGAGCTACGCACAAATTCATCCCTTTTGTTACCGGAAAAGAAGAGGGTACCGGTTATGAATACGACAAGGACGGCACCATCATTACCATCTGGAAATTCCAGAAAGGATTTATGGTGAAGCAGGAAAAAATTAACAGGAAAGACAAAAATCTACGAAAACAAGGAAGGTGGAAAGACTTTTACGAAAACGGACAGATGAAGTGGGAAGGTGATTACAAGGATGATCTCAGACATGGTATTTTCAAATACTACAGTCCTGAGGGAAATCTCCTTGACATTAAGAAGTATGAAAATGGAGTGGAATTAAAGGATGTCGATGAACTCGTGGTCATGAAGGTAAAAGAAGAATATGATGATAGCGCCAGGGTGAGATCCAGAGGAACGTATAATAAAGATGGTAAGCCTGAGGGAATTTTTAAAGAATATGGCCCGGATGGTTCAATCGTTTCGACCACAGTCTACAGTCAGGGAACCGTGATTGGACAAGGCCTTATGGATGGTGGCGGAATAAAGCAGGGTCCCTGGGAAGAAAATTGGCCGAACGGCAACATTCGCGCTCGTGGTACTTACAAGAATGGAAAGAAAGTGGGTAAATGGCAATATTACCATGACAATGGTCAACTTGAACAAACCGGTGAATATGTAGATGGAAAACCCCACAAGGAATGGAAATGGTATTACCGAGATGGCAAACCACTAAGAATTGAACAATTCAGGTTGGGGAAAGAAGATGGTGAGTTTGTGGAGTATGGAGATAGCGGACAAGTGATTACAAAAGGCGAATACCTGGACGGTTACAAAGAGGGCCCCTGGGTATATGAACTGGAACATTACCGGGAGGAAGGACAATACAAGGACGGACAAAAAGATGGTGTTTGGAAACATTTTCACAAGAACGGAGAACTGCGTTTCGAAGGAGAGTTTCTTGCCGGAATCCCGATGGGAAAACACAAGTGGTATTACGACAATAAACGTTTGAAGGAAGAGGGAAAATACAAATCGGGACGTAAATCTGGCAAATGGATCAAGTACAATCCCGACGGGAGTATCCTGGTAGTAATACAGTTCAAACAAGGTGCCGAGGTAAAAATTGACGGTGTAAAAGTCAAGCCCGAAAGTCCTGCCTATGAAGACCTCTGA
- the nadA gene encoding quinolinate synthase NadA, whose protein sequence is MDLFREIGQLKKEKNAIILAHYYQDPDIQDIADYVGDSLGLSQQAAETKADIILFAGVHFMAETAKILSPDKKVLLPDLNAGCSLADSCPPDEFAAFKEQHPGHVVISYVNCSAEIKALTDIVCTSTNALQIVESIPADTPIIFAPDKNLGAYIKKKTNRENMVIWDGSCMVHEIFSLEKIISLKEQHPEALLIAHPECEDAILSMADYIGSTTGLLKYATNSDHSSFIVATESGILHQMKKAAPHKTFIPAPPDNACACNDCPHMKLNTLEKVFIALKYEQPDIVLEEGLRKKAEKSIRAMLDISKKLQL, encoded by the coding sequence ATGGACCTTTTCCGTGAGATCGGGCAATTGAAAAAAGAAAAGAATGCCATCATTCTGGCTCATTATTATCAGGATCCGGACATCCAGGATATTGCAGATTATGTAGGGGATAGTTTGGGATTATCCCAACAAGCTGCGGAAACAAAGGCTGATATCATTTTGTTTGCCGGTGTTCATTTTATGGCAGAAACGGCGAAGATATTGTCTCCGGACAAGAAGGTTTTATTGCCGGATCTGAATGCCGGTTGCTCCCTTGCTGATTCATGTCCACCGGATGAATTTGCCGCATTCAAAGAACAGCATCCCGGACACGTGGTCATCTCTTATGTAAATTGTTCTGCGGAGATCAAAGCACTTACTGACATCGTTTGTACCTCCACCAATGCCCTGCAAATCGTAGAAAGCATCCCGGCAGATACCCCCATTATTTTTGCACCGGATAAAAATTTGGGAGCATACATCAAGAAAAAGACCAACCGTGAAAACATGGTCATTTGGGATGGAAGCTGCATGGTGCACGAGATATTTTCATTGGAAAAGATCATCTCCCTGAAAGAACAACACCCGGAGGCGTTACTGATTGCCCACCCGGAATGTGAGGATGCGATTCTTAGTATGGCCGATTATATAGGATCAACCACCGGTTTGCTGAAATATGCCACCAATAGCGATCACTCAAGTTTTATTGTTGCTACAGAATCCGGTATACTGCACCAGATGAAAAAAGCGGCGCCGCATAAAACATTCATTCCTGCACCTCCGGACAATGCATGTGCATGCAATGACTGTCCGCATATGAAATTAAATACGCTTGAAAAAGTGTTCATAGCTTTGAAATACGAGCAACCGGATATCGTTTTGGAAGAAGGTCTTAGAAAGAAGGCGGAAAAATCCATTCGTGCCATGCTTGATATTTCAAAAAAGCTTCAGTTATAG
- the rpiB gene encoding ribose 5-phosphate isomerase B: MNNPEKTIAIGSDHAGFSLKSILVEYLRKNHFEVFDVGPASEDRVDYPDFAHPVASAIESGKAHFGVLLCGSGNGIAMTANKHSGIRAAVCWNREIAALARQHNDANILAIPARYVTENEALEMLDVFIGTSFEGGRHTQRVQKIPL, translated from the coding sequence ATGAACAATCCTGAAAAAACCATCGCGATTGGAAGTGATCATGCCGGATTTTCTCTGAAGAGTATATTGGTAGAGTACCTCCGCAAAAATCATTTCGAAGTATTTGATGTGGGTCCGGCATCGGAAGACCGGGTAGACTATCCCGATTTTGCTCACCCGGTCGCTTCCGCTATAGAATCCGGAAAGGCACATTTCGGTGTATTGCTCTGCGGAAGCGGGAATGGCATTGCAATGACTGCCAATAAACATTCGGGCATTCGTGCGGCCGTTTGCTGGAACCGTGAGATTGCTGCCCTAGCAAGACAGCATAATGATGCCAACATCCTGGCTATTCCGGCTAGGTATGTGACCGAAAACGAAGCTCTTGAAATGCTGGATGTATTTATAGGTACTTCCTTTGAAGGAGGAAGACATACACAACGTGTTCAAAAAATACCATTATGA
- a CDS encoding M28 family peptidase, translated as MVTSQMEENIRNFKHYIEKPSMKLDIGGEEEHGEGQMPVFYISVDMANAMLTNAKRKDVQDLKDRIAKRKKPYSFESKTDVMVSVKKTTDRLTSENVLAFIEGGDKKDEIVVLTAHYDHIGIDGDEVFNGADDDASGTTALLELAEAFMQAKKDGHGPRRSILIMPVAGEEKGLLGSKYYTENPVYPLENTVADLNIDMIGRLDEKHADNPNYVYLIGSDKLSNELHRISEEANSTYTNLELDYTYNDPNDPNRFYYRSDHYNFAKKNIPIIFYFNGTHEDYHKATDTVDKIDFEKMEKITRLVFYTCWELVNREERIQLNEELNPKN; from the coding sequence ATGGTGACGTCGCAGATGGAGGAAAACATCAGGAACTTCAAACATTATATAGAGAAGCCTTCTATGAAGCTTGATATCGGCGGTGAAGAAGAACACGGTGAAGGCCAAATGCCCGTCTTCTATATTTCAGTTGATATGGCCAATGCCATGCTCACCAACGCCAAAAGGAAAGATGTACAGGATTTGAAGGACAGGATTGCCAAGCGCAAAAAGCCTTATTCATTCGAATCAAAAACAGATGTCATGGTGTCTGTTAAGAAAACGACGGACCGGCTCACTTCCGAAAATGTACTGGCCTTTATTGAAGGTGGGGATAAGAAGGATGAGATCGTTGTACTTACCGCACACTATGATCATATAGGGATCGACGGGGATGAGGTGTTTAATGGTGCCGATGACGATGCATCAGGAACAACCGCATTGCTGGAACTGGCAGAGGCGTTTATGCAGGCCAAGAAAGACGGGCATGGTCCGCGTCGGAGCATCCTTATCATGCCGGTAGCCGGAGAGGAAAAAGGATTGCTCGGTTCAAAGTACTATACTGAAAATCCTGTGTATCCGCTTGAGAATACAGTGGCAGATCTGAACATCGACATGATCGGCAGACTGGACGAAAAACATGCGGATAATCCCAATTACGTTTACCTTATCGGGTCGGATAAACTGAGCAATGAGCTGCACCGCATCAGTGAAGAGGCGAATAGCACCTATACCAACCTGGAACTGGACTATACCTATAATGATCCGAACGACCCCAACCGCTTTTATTACCGTTCCGATCACTACAACTTTGCGAAGAAAAACATCCCGATCATATTCTACTTTAACGGTACGCATGAGGATTATCATAAGGCAACCGACACCGTAGACAAGATCGATTTTGAGAAAATGGAAAAGATCACCCGGTTGGTATTTTATACCTGCTGGGAACTGGTGAATCGTGAAGAACGCATTCAGCTGAATGAAGAATTAAATCCCAAAAATTAA
- a CDS encoding iron-sulfur cluster-binding protein → MSQSLQEKFHKDAEVKSFDKEHRRKLRFNISQYDKTVVKGKHQFANLELAKERAASKKFKAIENLDKYLIEFEANFTKNGGKVIWAQNDEEARQEILKIFKEANAKLTVKSKSMTTEEIHLNHFLEGNGIEAVETDLGEYIVQLAGETPYHIVTPAMHKSKEDVAELFHEKAGLPAGSTPQEVTAYVRKVLREKYQQAGVGISGGNFLIADAGAIALTENEGNAYLSVGFPKIHIAIVGIEKVIPSVKDLGLFWPLLSTHGTGQNVTVYNHIVSGPRKHNEVDGPDEMYVILLDNGRSDLLAELEQRQALHCIRCGACLNGCPVYQSVGGHTYGTTYSGPIGSVITPHYKGMESFKHLSYASSLCGKCTEVCPVRIDLHKLLITNRSDATQAGQVTTLEKRIIYFWRKGMLSRKMMDMGSSGIKNMVLHYALKGSWGKHRSIPQIAPKSFSKLYRERKGFFPE, encoded by the coding sequence ATGAGCCAAAGTCTGCAGGAAAAGTTCCACAAAGATGCTGAGGTAAAATCCTTTGACAAGGAACATCGCCGGAAGCTTCGTTTTAACATCTCCCAATACGATAAAACCGTCGTCAAAGGGAAACACCAATTTGCCAATCTGGAACTTGCCAAGGAACGGGCCGCATCCAAAAAGTTCAAGGCCATCGAAAACCTGGATAAGTATCTGATCGAGTTCGAGGCTAACTTCACAAAGAACGGAGGCAAGGTTATCTGGGCTCAGAATGATGAAGAAGCACGCCAGGAAATCCTTAAAATTTTCAAAGAGGCCAACGCAAAGCTGACTGTCAAGTCAAAATCCATGACCACGGAGGAGATTCACCTGAATCATTTTCTGGAAGGGAATGGCATTGAGGCTGTAGAAACGGATCTGGGTGAATACATCGTGCAGCTTGCCGGTGAAACACCTTATCATATTGTGACTCCAGCCATGCACAAGTCCAAAGAAGATGTGGCGGAACTCTTTCATGAGAAAGCTGGATTACCGGCCGGCAGCACGCCGCAGGAAGTCACGGCATATGTGCGGAAAGTATTGCGTGAAAAGTATCAGCAGGCCGGCGTGGGAATTTCCGGTGGAAACTTTCTGATTGCGGATGCAGGCGCCATTGCGCTTACGGAAAACGAAGGAAATGCCTACCTGAGTGTGGGTTTTCCCAAGATTCACATTGCCATAGTGGGGATAGAAAAAGTAATACCCTCTGTAAAAGACCTGGGACTTTTCTGGCCCTTGTTGTCAACACACGGCACAGGTCAGAATGTTACGGTCTACAACCATATTGTCAGCGGACCCCGCAAGCACAATGAGGTGGATGGCCCGGATGAAATGTATGTGATCCTGCTTGACAATGGTCGCAGTGACCTACTTGCCGAGCTTGAACAACGTCAGGCTTTGCATTGCATACGTTGTGGTGCGTGTCTCAACGGATGTCCCGTTTATCAGAGCGTTGGCGGTCATACTTATGGAACCACCTACAGCGGTCCGATCGGCTCCGTCATCACTCCCCACTACAAAGGGATGGAATCCTTCAAACACCTGAGCTATGCATCGTCGCTGTGTGGTAAGTGTACCGAAGTATGTCCTGTACGTATCGATCTTCATAAATTGCTAATCACCAATCGCAGCGATGCTACGCAGGCCGGACAGGTAACCACGCTTGAAAAACGCATCATTTACTTCTGGCGGAAAGGAATGCTGAGTCGCAAAATGATGGACATGGGGAGTTCAGGCATCAAGAACATGGTGCTGCACTATGCGCTCAAAGGTTCATGGGGAAAGCATAGAAGCATTCCTCAGATCGCACCGAAATCATTCAGCAAATTATACCGGGAGCGGAAAGGATTCTTTCCCGAATAA
- a CDS encoding TlpA family protein disulfide reductase, giving the protein MIKRIWYFGLVIVACNSGDGNREPLASGNWHAELEITNEVQLPFSFHLTLGDDTLISLRHANEIIYLNNIRFTSDSFFIPVDPFDSEIKGTITPDGQMQGQWQDYSRGNDYILRFHAWPDTIEKRNSNEAVFDAGGRWHTIFDKGKETEYNAIAQFTQAGNQITGTYLTETGDYGVLIGEADKDGFTVGRFDGGHAYLFKHQAETDSSFTGTYWSGIHSVESIFAERDDRFTLRPPDSLTFLKEGYDRFSFAFPGLDGDTVRMTDKRFLNKVMIVQIMGTWCPNCLDESIFFAELYGRYRERGLEIVALCFERTPELERSIKNVNRLRARIPGLDYTFLIAGQSDKDAASRALPMMSRVMAYPTALYIDRNGNVRKIHTAFSGPGTGEAYDNLRKETISLLEKLLDE; this is encoded by the coding sequence GTGATTAAACGAATCTGGTATTTCGGCCTGGTCATCGTTGCATGTAACAGCGGCGATGGAAACCGGGAACCTCTTGCCAGTGGAAACTGGCACGCGGAACTGGAGATCACCAATGAGGTGCAGCTTCCGTTTTCGTTTCACCTCACCCTGGGAGATGATACACTGATCTCGCTGCGCCATGCGAACGAAATCATCTACTTAAACAACATCCGTTTCACCTCCGATTCCTTTTTCATTCCGGTTGATCCGTTCGATTCCGAGATCAAAGGCACCATCACGCCAGACGGGCAAATGCAAGGTCAATGGCAGGATTATTCCAGAGGCAATGATTACATCCTTCGGTTTCATGCCTGGCCGGACACCATTGAAAAAAGGAATAGCAATGAAGCCGTTTTTGATGCGGGCGGACGCTGGCACACCATCTTTGACAAGGGAAAGGAAACGGAATACAATGCCATTGCTCAGTTTACACAGGCGGGCAACCAGATCACCGGAACCTATCTTACGGAAACAGGTGATTATGGTGTACTGATCGGTGAAGCGGATAAAGATGGATTTACCGTAGGCCGTTTTGACGGTGGCCATGCTTATCTTTTTAAACACCAGGCGGAAACGGATAGTTCATTTACCGGAACCTACTGGTCTGGTATTCATTCGGTCGAAAGCATTTTTGCAGAACGGGATGATCGCTTTACACTAAGGCCACCTGATTCCCTCACCTTTTTGAAGGAAGGTTATGACAGGTTTTCATTCGCATTTCCAGGTTTGGATGGGGACACGGTTCGCATGACCGATAAACGTTTTCTGAACAAAGTAATGATCGTTCAGATCATGGGCACCTGGTGTCCCAACTGCCTCGATGAATCCATTTTCTTTGCAGAGCTATATGGTCGTTACCGTGAACGCGGATTGGAAATCGTTGCCCTGTGCTTTGAAAGAACACCGGAGTTGGAACGATCCATCAAAAATGTAAACAGATTGCGTGCACGTATTCCCGGGCTTGACTATACCTTCCTGATCGCAGGACAGTCAGACAAAGATGCGGCATCGCGCGCCCTGCCTATGATGTCCAGGGTCATGGCTTACCCAACGGCGTTATATATAGATCGGAATGGAAATGTGAGGAAGATCCATACTGCTTTTTCAGGACCCGGTACGGGTGAAGCGTACGACAACCTGAGAAAAGAAACCATTTCCCTCCTTGAAAAACTTCTGGATGAATAG
- the purN gene encoding phosphoribosylglycinamide formyltransferase, with amino-acid sequence MQHIAIFASGSGTNAEKIIAHFKGHSDINVALILCNKPDAYVLQRAKNHHIPYVLVNREGFYQPGAMVEVMQKSNIDFIVLAGFMWLIPADLTRAFDKRMINIHPALLPRYGGKGMYGNRVHEAVVAAGETETGISIHWVNEHYDEGDIIFQKSVAVSPDDDAEAVAEKVHALEYECYPGVIENILKERVQHG; translated from the coding sequence ATGCAGCATATCGCCATATTTGCTTCCGGATCGGGTACCAATGCGGAAAAGATCATCGCACATTTCAAGGGGCATTCGGACATTAACGTTGCACTGATCCTGTGCAATAAACCCGATGCATATGTGCTCCAGCGGGCAAAAAATCATCACATTCCGTATGTGTTGGTAAATCGTGAGGGCTTTTATCAACCAGGCGCCATGGTGGAGGTGATGCAAAAATCAAACATAGATTTTATCGTGCTGGCCGGCTTTATGTGGCTGATCCCGGCAGACCTCACCCGCGCTTTTGACAAACGCATGATCAACATACATCCTGCCTTGCTGCCACGCTATGGTGGCAAGGGAATGTACGGCAACCGGGTGCATGAGGCGGTTGTGGCTGCAGGTGAAACGGAAACAGGCATATCCATTCATTGGGTGAATGAGCATTATGATGAAGGTGATATCATCTTCCAGAAAAGCGTCGCCGTTTCTCCGGATGATGATGCCGAAGCGGTTGCAGAAAAAGTACATGCCCTGGAGTATGAGTGCTACCCGGGAGTGATTGAAAATATTTTAAAAGAAAGAGTACAGCATGGCTGA
- the rnhA gene encoding ribonuclease HI, with protein MAEVVIYTDGSAKGNPGPGGYGIILMSGQHRKEMSQGYRHTTNNRMELLSVIVALESLKGEGHAVTIFSDSKYVVDSVEKGWLFDWFKKGFKGKKNVDLWMRFLKIYKKHRVKFRWVKGHADNPLNERCDELAVAASDGHLKRDDGYEASEDGLFAG; from the coding sequence ATGGCTGAGGTGGTGATATATACGGACGGTTCTGCAAAGGGAAATCCCGGGCCGGGTGGTTACGGTATCATCCTGATGTCAGGGCAACATCGTAAAGAGATGTCACAGGGTTACCGGCATACCACGAATAACCGCATGGAATTACTGAGTGTGATCGTTGCTCTGGAATCGTTAAAAGGCGAAGGTCATGCGGTGACCATCTTCTCGGATTCAAAATATGTGGTGGACTCTGTGGAAAAAGGCTGGCTGTTCGATTGGTTCAAAAAAGGATTCAAGGGAAAGAAAAATGTGGATTTGTGGATGAGGTTTCTGAAGATCTACAAAAAGCACAGGGTGAAATTCCGCTGGGTGAAAGGTCATGCGGATAACCCACTAAACGAGCGCTGCGACGAACTTGCCGTGGCTGCATCCGACGGCCACCTGAAAAGGGATGATGGGTATGAGGCTTCCGAAGACGGGCTATTCGCCGGATGA